The proteins below come from a single Cricetulus griseus strain 17A/GY chromosome 6, alternate assembly CriGri-PICRH-1.0, whole genome shotgun sequence genomic window:
- the Mmadhc gene encoding cobalamin trafficking protein CblD isoform X3 produces the protein MVPARGLPCTSRGDRNPAGFFAKGRNLRPSSSLEMAHVLCNRARLVSYLPGFCSLVKRVISPKAFSTAGSSGSDESHVATAPPDICSRTVWPDETMGPFGPQDQRFQLPGNMGFDCHLNGTASQKKSLTHKTLPDVLAEPLSTERHEFVMAQYVNEFQSSDAPVEQEINSAETYFESARVECVIQTCPELLQRDFETLFPEVANNKLMILTVTQKTENDMTAWSEEVEVEREMLLEKFINGAKEICYALRAEGYWADFIDPSSGLAFFGPYTNNTLFETDERYRHLGFSVDDLGCCKVIRHSLWGTHVFVGSIFTNAAADSHIMRKLSGN, from the exons ATGGTTCCCGCCCGCGGTCTCCCGTGCACATCCAGGGGGGACCGGAACCCTGCT GGATTCTTTGCAAAAGGGAGGAATTTGCGTCCATCTTCTTCACTAGAAATGGCTCAT gTGCTCTGTAACAGGGCCAGGCTGGTTTCCTATCTCCCAGGATTCTGTTCTTTAGTGAAAAGAGTTATCAGTCCAAAAGCCTTTTCAACTGCAGGGTCTTCAGGTTCTGATGAGTCTCATGTGGCCACTGCACCCCCAGATATAT GTTCCCGAACAGTGTGGCCTGATGAAACTATGGGACCATTTGGCCCTCAGGATCAGAGGTTCCAGCTTCCTGGGAATATGGGCTTCGATTGTCACCTCAATGGGActgcttcacagaagaaaagCCTGACCCATAAAACTTTGCCTGATGTTCTAGCAGAGCCTCTTTCAACCGAAAGACATGAGTTTGTGATGGCTCAGTATGTGAACGAGTTTCAG AGTAGTGATGCACCTGTCGAACAAGAAATTAACAGTGCAGAAACTTACTTTGAAAGTGCCAGAGTTGAGTGTGTAATCCAGACATGTCCAGAACTGCTGCAAAGAG atTTTGAGACACTTTTTCCAGAAGTGGCTAATAACAAACTAATGATTCTGACTGTaacacagaaaactgaaaatgacATGACTGCTTGGAGTGAAGAGGTAGAAGTTGAAAGAGAGATGCTCTTGGAGAAG TTCATTAATGGTGCTAAGGAAATTTGCTATGCTCTTCGGGCTGAAGGATACTGGGCTGACTTCATTGACCCATCATCTGGTTTGGCA ttttttGGACCATATACAAACAACACACTTTTTGAAACAGATGAACGCTACCGGCATTTAGGATTCTCTGTTGATGACCTTGGCTGCTGTAAAGTGATCCGTCATAGTCTCTGGGGTACTCATGTGTTTGTAGGAAGTATCTTCACTAATGCAGCAGCAGACAGCCATATCATGAGGAAGCTCAGTGGAAACTAG
- the Mmadhc gene encoding cobalamin trafficking protein CblD isoform X2: MAHVLCNRARLVSYLPGFCSLVKRVISPKAFSTAGSSGSDESHVATAPPDICSRTVWPDETMGPFGPQDQRFQLPGNMGFDCHLNGTASQKKSLTHKTLPDVLAEPLSTERHEFVMAQYVNEFQSSDAPVEQEINSAETYFESARVECVIQTCPELLQRDFETLFPEVANNKLMILTVTQKTENDMTAWSEEVEVEREMLLEKFINGAKEICYALRAEGYWADFIDPSSGLAFFGPYTNNTLFETDERYRHLGFSVDDLGCCKVIRHSLWGTHVFVGSIFTNAAADSHIMRKLSGN; encoded by the exons ATGGCTCAT gTGCTCTGTAACAGGGCCAGGCTGGTTTCCTATCTCCCAGGATTCTGTTCTTTAGTGAAAAGAGTTATCAGTCCAAAAGCCTTTTCAACTGCAGGGTCTTCAGGTTCTGATGAGTCTCATGTGGCCACTGCACCCCCAGATATAT GTTCCCGAACAGTGTGGCCTGATGAAACTATGGGACCATTTGGCCCTCAGGATCAGAGGTTCCAGCTTCCTGGGAATATGGGCTTCGATTGTCACCTCAATGGGActgcttcacagaagaaaagCCTGACCCATAAAACTTTGCCTGATGTTCTAGCAGAGCCTCTTTCAACCGAAAGACATGAGTTTGTGATGGCTCAGTATGTGAACGAGTTTCAG AGTAGTGATGCACCTGTCGAACAAGAAATTAACAGTGCAGAAACTTACTTTGAAAGTGCCAGAGTTGAGTGTGTAATCCAGACATGTCCAGAACTGCTGCAAAGAG atTTTGAGACACTTTTTCCAGAAGTGGCTAATAACAAACTAATGATTCTGACTGTaacacagaaaactgaaaatgacATGACTGCTTGGAGTGAAGAGGTAGAAGTTGAAAGAGAGATGCTCTTGGAGAAG TTCATTAATGGTGCTAAGGAAATTTGCTATGCTCTTCGGGCTGAAGGATACTGGGCTGACTTCATTGACCCATCATCTGGTTTGGCA ttttttGGACCATATACAAACAACACACTTTTTGAAACAGATGAACGCTACCGGCATTTAGGATTCTCTGTTGATGACCTTGGCTGCTGTAAAGTGATCCGTCATAGTCTCTGGGGTACTCATGTGTTTGTAGGAAGTATCTTCACTAATGCAGCAGCAGACAGCCATATCATGAGGAAGCTCAGTGGAAACTAG